The bacterium genome contains the following window.
CGGTCTAGATCGTGATGCATCCCCTCATCGACGAGGTTCGCTAGATCGTGCGCTGCCCCTTCTGCAATGAGGCGAGCAATCGTGTCATCGATTCCCGGCTCTCGCGTGAGGGGCTCGAGATCCGGCGCCGACGCGAGTGTGACGAGTGCGGAAGACGGTTCACGACCCGGGAGCGGCTCGAATCGGTCTTGCCGAAGGTGATCAAGCACGACGAGCGACGGGAAGAGTGGGACCGTTCGAAGCTCGAGCACAGCGTGCAGAAGGCGTGTACCAAGCGGCCTGTCAGCGAGAACGCCCTGCAGAGGCTCGTGGATCGGGTCGAGCGCCGCATCTCGGAACTCGGCGAGGCCGAGGTGGCAACGGATCGCGTCGGGGATGCCGTGCTCGACGAGCTCTCCGGGCTCGACGTGATGGCGGCAGCTCGCTTTGCTTCGGTCTTCCGGGAATTCGCAAGCGCCGCCGACTACGACGCGTTCTTTGCGACCCTGGACGACGGTCGCGAAGAGGGGTAGCCACCCGCCATGGATCCCGAGCGCGCCATGCGTCATGCCCTCACACGGGCGCGCGTCCGCCAGGGGCGCACCCATCCGAATCCCGCGGTGGGTGCGGTGGTGTTTCGTGGCGATCAGGTCCTCGGCTCTGGCGGGACCCGTCCTCCCGGAGGAGCCCATGCGGAGATCGTCGCGCTGGAACGCGCACGCAAGCGCCACGGAAAAGCGGCGCTTCGCGGCGCCTCCTTGGCGGTGACTCTCGAGCCCTGCCACCACCAGGGGCGGACAGGCCCGTGTACGGCGGCGATTCACGAGGCCGGAATCGCCCGGGTCTTCATCGGCACCGACGATCCCCACCCGGCCGTTTCGGGTCGCGGGGTTCGATGGTTGCGGCGCGCAGGAATCCGGGTGCAGCGGGGGGTGATGGAAGAGGCGTGTCGATGGCACCACCGCGGTTTTCTCTCGGTTTGTGAGCGAGGTCGACCCTGGGTGGCACTCAAACTCGCCGCGACCCTGGACGGACGCATCGCAACGGGTTCCGGCGAATCCCGTTGGATTACCGGCGGCGCAGCGCGGGCGCATGTCCACCAGTTGCGCGACAACGTCGATGCCGTGATGGTCGGTTCTGGAACGGCCCTCCGGGATGATCCGGAACTCACGGTCCGCCGCGACGAGCGGCGCGTTCGTTGCCCGATTCGCGTGCTCGTCGATTCCGAGCTGAAGGTGCCCGTGACGCGGAGCTTGTTTCGCGACGAGGATGCGAATCTCACCTGGGTGCTTGCGGGCCGCAGCGCTCCGGCGAAACGACGGGCGGCTCGGGAAACCGCGGGCGCTCGTGTCTTGCCCGTGCCCGGCCGGCGGGGAGCGTTGGATCTACCGCTGGCCCTCGAGGTTCTGGCCCGGAACGGATTGGGGAGCGTCCTGGTCGAAGGTGGGGGTGGCCTGGCCGCGGCACTGCTCCGCAAGGGCCTGGTCGATGAGCTTCATTGGTTCGCATCACCTTCGCTGCTCGGCGGGGATGCTCGCGAAGCGATCGCCTCCCTCGGTATTGCAAAGCTGGCCTCTCGCCCGAGCCTGGCCGTCCGATCCATTCGACGGCTCGGCGAAGACGTGTACGTTCACGGGGTCTTGAGTTCCAATCGCCAGAGTTCCTCGTGAAGACCTATCCCTCGAGCCGGGATGCCGGAGGGTTGCGGGTCGGTGTCGTAGTGTCGCGCTTCAACCCGCTGATTTCTTCGAGGCTGCTCGACGGCTGCGTGGCTGAGCTCATGCGCCGTGGCTGTGCCTCGGACGATGTGCACGTCGCCTGGGTGCCCGGGGCGTTCGAGATTCCATTGGCCGCACGCCAGCTGGCCGGGAGCGGTCGGTACGACGCTCTCATCACGCTCGGGTCCGTGATTCGAGGCGGAACACCGCATTTCGAGTACGTGTGTCGCGGCGTGACGGATGGTGTTGCCGGCGTGATGCACGAAACCCAGGTGCCGATCGCCTTCGGCGTGCTCACCCTCGATGACATCGATCAGGCTCTGGAGCGAACGGGCGGCAGCCACGGACACAAGGGTGCGGAAGCGGCTCTCGCTGCCATCGAGATGGCTTGTCTGCAGCGTGCCGCCGCGGGCCCGCCGTCGTGACCGCGGGCCAGGCGGGTCGTCGGCGCTCGCGTCAGGTCGCCCTGCAGGTGCTCTTCGCCTTCGATCTCGGGGGCCGGAAGAGTCGCGGTGGGCAAGGGGACGCGGACATCGCATTCGAAACCTTCGCCGACCACTTCGAGCTGCCGCCGGGCGCACGGGCCTTCGCAAAGGACCTGGTCAATGGCGTGATCGTTCATCGGGACGACATCGATGAACGAATCACCGCATCGGCTCGGAACTGGCGCCTCGAGCGCATGGCGACCGTGGATCGCAACGTGCTTCGTCTCGCGACCTTCGAGCTCGTGCATCTCGGTACGCCTCCTCAGGTGGCGATCGATGAGGCTGTCGAACTCGCACGCCAGTTCGGAGGTGACCCCTCTCCGGGTTTCGTCAACGGAGTGCTCGACGCGGTTGCCATGGGCCTGGCCGAGGCGGCGTCATGAGCGCCGTCCTTCCGGTGGAGGTTTGTGAAGGCCGTCTCGATCGGATTGGCGCCGATCTGCTGGTGGCACCGTTCTTCGAGAGCCATCGTCCCCTGCGCGGGCCAGTCGCCCATGTGGATTGGCGATTGTCGGGTCTGCTTTCTGCTGAGCTGATCGCCGGACGCATCAGTGGCGCCCGAGGAGAAGCGACCCTGCTGATCAGTGCCGGCCGGTTGCAGGTACCGCGCATCATTGCGTTCGGTCTCGGTCCGAAGCCCGGTTTCTCGGAGCGCGATCTCGAAGATCTGACCGGGGACCTGATACGGCGCGCCGTTGCGCTCCGGGTTGGGCGCGTGGCGATCGCGCTGCCGGACGAACTCGTGATGGGCTTCCCGATCGAGCTGACCAGTGAGGCCGTGGTGCGCGGGGCAGCCGAGGCGCTCCACGCGCAGCCGGCAGCCCTGCACCTGAGGCTCCTGTGTGGCTCGCGTGG
Protein-coding sequences here:
- the nrdR gene encoding transcriptional repressor NrdR, producing MRCPFCNEASNRVIDSRLSREGLEIRRRRECDECGRRFTTRERLESVLPKVIKHDERREEWDRSKLEHSVQKACTKRPVSENALQRLVDRVERRISELGEAEVATDRVGDAVLDELSGLDVMAAARFASVFREFASAADYDAFFATLDDGREEG
- the ribD gene encoding bifunctional diaminohydroxyphosphoribosylaminopyrimidine deaminase/5-amino-6-(5-phosphoribosylamino)uracil reductase RibD, encoding MDPERAMRHALTRARVRQGRTHPNPAVGAVVFRGDQVLGSGGTRPPGGAHAEIVALERARKRHGKAALRGASLAVTLEPCHHQGRTGPCTAAIHEAGIARVFIGTDDPHPAVSGRGVRWLRRAGIRVQRGVMEEACRWHHRGFLSVCERGRPWVALKLAATLDGRIATGSGESRWITGGAARAHVHQLRDNVDAVMVGSGTALRDDPELTVRRDERRVRCPIRVLVDSELKVPVTRSLFRDEDANLTWVLAGRSAPAKRRAARETAGARVLPVPGRRGALDLPLALEVLARNGLGSVLVEGGGGLAAALLRKGLVDELHWFASPSLLGGDAREAIASLGIAKLASRPSLAVRSIRRLGEDVYVHGVLSSNRQSSS
- a CDS encoding 6,7-dimethyl-8-ribityllumazine synthase, which codes for MKTYPSSRDAGGLRVGVVVSRFNPLISSRLLDGCVAELMRRGCASDDVHVAWVPGAFEIPLAARQLAGSGRYDALITLGSVIRGGTPHFEYVCRGVTDGVAGVMHETQVPIAFGVLTLDDIDQALERTGGSHGHKGAEAALAAIEMACLQRAAAGPPS
- the nusB gene encoding transcription antitermination factor NusB, translated to MTAGQAGRRRSRQVALQVLFAFDLGGRKSRGGQGDADIAFETFADHFELPPGARAFAKDLVNGVIVHRDDIDERITASARNWRLERMATVDRNVLRLATFELVHLGTPPQVAIDEAVELARQFGGDPSPGFVNGVLDAVAMGLAEAAS